The proteins below come from a single Cydia pomonella isolate Wapato2018A unplaced genomic scaffold, ilCydPomo1 PGA_scaffold_163, whole genome shotgun sequence genomic window:
- the LOC133533425 gene encoding zinc finger CCCH domain-containing protein 18-like isoform X2: MMRLEAPEKPHRYHNLLHDDHANEMLEGEGAGLAARVAELEVRCARQAEELLCLRSTLADALRRLNALEGRAPASSTPQRNGGYTGSSGTPTRELRLRQPSYRETAKRTSSYGSTASSLPQRRGPQHQSTGSLQSDSPASSSSLSPAPSPSPRATPAPHRSQASLYVYLSHVIHPHTSGPSTSPQARCSRTRRPLRRRCRRRHRPRRAPPPRRTGRRLACMCTCLMLYTPTLAAPAPVHRLAAVGLAGLFVLAVAGAIALAARHPRAAQVAG, from the exons ATGAAATGCTAGAAGGCGAGGGCGCCGGGCTGGCAGCTCGCGTGGCAGAGCTGGAAGTCCGCTGCGCCCGGCAAGCTGAAGAACTACTATGTCTTCGGTCCACCCTAGCTGATGCCCTACGAAGGCTCAACGCTTTAGAAGGAAGAGCGCCAGCATCTTCGACTCCTCAGAGAAATGGGGGTTACACAG ggTCATCAGGTACTCCTACGAGAGAGTTAAGGTTACGGCAACCCAGCTATAGAGAGACTGCCAAACGAACGTCCAGCTATGGCTCTACCGCCTCCTCACTCCCACAAAG acGCGGCCCTCAGCACCAGTCCACAGGCTCGCTGCAGTCGGACTCGCCGGCCTCTTCGTCGTCGCTGTCGCCGGCGCCATCGCCCTCGCCGCGCGCCACCCCCGCGCCGCACAGGTCGCAGGCTAGCCTGTATGTGTACTTGTCTCATGTTATACACCCCCACACTAGCGGCCCCAGCACCAGTCCACAGGCTCGCTGCAGTCGGACTCGCCGGCCTCTTCGTCGTCGCTGTCGCCGGCGCCATCGCCCTCGCCGCGCGCCACCCCCGCGCCGCACAGGTCGCAGGCTAGCCTGTATGTGTACATGTCTCATGTTATACACCCCCACACTAGCGGCCCCAGCACCAGTCCACAGGCTCGCTGCAGTCGGACTCGCCGGCCTCTTCGTCCTCGCTGTCGCCGGCGCCATCGCCCTCGCCGCGCGCCACCCCCGCGCCGCACAGGTCGCAGGCTAG